The following are encoded together in the Roseobacter denitrificans OCh 114 genome:
- a CDS encoding glyoxalase produces the protein MDYETVSAEDFGKSLRGIGLNLLVRDVRATSAFLEDVFDAGIHRLSDDFAIVTFGKDVFQLHSDATYSANPLLGLLPENPPRGAGLEIRLYDTDPDAAVARAVARGAMILQDPSDKPHGLREAYILCDDGYAWVPSRPL, from the coding sequence ATGGACTATGAAACAGTGTCGGCGGAGGATTTTGGCAAATCCTTGCGCGGCATCGGGCTGAACCTGCTGGTGCGCGACGTGCGGGCGACCAGCGCGTTCCTTGAGGATGTCTTTGATGCTGGCATTCATCGCCTCAGCGATGATTTCGCGATCGTGACCTTTGGGAAAGACGTATTTCAGCTCCACAGTGATGCCACCTATTCTGCCAACCCCTTGCTGGGTCTGCTGCCCGAAAATCCGCCGCGTGGTGCGGGGCTTGAAATCAGGCTCTACGACACGGACCCTGATGCGGCGGTTGCGCGGGCGGTGGCCCGCGGTGCGATGATCTTGCAAGACCCGTCAGACAAGCCGCATGGATTGCGCGAGGCTTATATCCTGTGCGACGACGGTTACGCATGGGTGCCCAGCCGACCGCTTTGA
- a CDS encoding GcvT family protein, whose protein sequence is MKSRTKVAVIGGGIAGCSTLYHLTEEGWSDVVLIERDELTSGTTWHSAAQVTNFGMNQTMVGLKTHSIRLYKKLRDDPDYPVGYHHGDGGIRLANTPEQMQAYRHFASMARGMGTDFEVIDARECARRHPLISTDNLLGGLWDGEDGDIDPAQLCQALAFHARKAGAEVYRHTNVTALTQHADDTWTVETDKGRIDADIVVNACGYRVNEVGSMMGVHHPVASMEHQYFVTEDIPAIVEAGHRMPLLRCPISDYYARQEKNGLLVGFYEQDCKTWGMDGISPSFANDLCPDDLDRVMDVLEGAFERMPALSEVGIKRVVNGPITYTIDGAPLVGPIPGKRNAYCIIGLRAGVGEGGGHGWLLAQQIVHGEAEYDTWVLDPRRFTGHANVELTALKAIEDYQNEFRFHFPHEHRPAGRNAKTTPLTPVMAAEGAAFTVVNGWERVDYIKPAPDFHPSLSFNFDETFDVIGDEVRNVQQNVGLCEVNGFNRFEITGTDRHSFLDRMFCGAVRRKDGRVGLGYMLNHHGKIKAEATIANIPASDRGPARLWYGSAAASEYHDMDWLTRHVQPDEDVQIRSLTNDQTVLVLAGPKARDVLSACSRGDWSKAAFPWLSVREAFVGFSPVTVLGVSFSGELAYEIHVPNASLYAVYLALREAGQAHCLTLFGARAVDSMRMEKGFLHWKAELLTEFDPFETGLDRFVKPEKRPFIGQQALQKRMANGPIRKLVTLKIDCTTAPAHGGASLMQDGAVVGTITSGAWGYRVGLNLAYAFVIPEMAEIGRAMQLDLCGELVSAEVIAPSPYDPEHARMQA, encoded by the coding sequence ATGAAATCACGCACGAAGGTTGCGGTCATCGGCGGTGGTATAGCCGGGTGCTCAACGCTTTATCACCTGACCGAAGAGGGTTGGTCAGACGTGGTTCTGATCGAACGGGACGAGTTGACCTCGGGCACCACATGGCACTCAGCGGCGCAGGTGACGAACTTCGGGATGAACCAGACGATGGTGGGTCTCAAGACCCATTCGATCCGGCTCTACAAGAAACTGCGTGATGATCCCGACTATCCTGTTGGCTATCACCACGGCGACGGCGGCATCCGGCTGGCCAATACGCCCGAACAAATGCAGGCCTACAGGCATTTCGCATCCATGGCGCGGGGCATGGGAACCGACTTTGAGGTGATTGATGCCAGAGAATGCGCCCGCCGCCATCCGCTGATCTCAACGGACAACCTGCTGGGCGGTCTGTGGGATGGTGAAGATGGCGATATTGATCCGGCCCAGTTGTGTCAGGCACTGGCCTTTCACGCACGCAAGGCCGGCGCGGAGGTCTACCGCCATACCAACGTCACGGCGCTGACGCAGCATGCAGATGACACCTGGACGGTCGAGACGGACAAAGGCCGGATTGATGCCGATATCGTTGTGAACGCCTGCGGCTACCGTGTGAACGAGGTTGGCAGTATGATGGGCGTGCATCACCCTGTCGCCTCGATGGAGCATCAGTATTTCGTTACCGAAGACATCCCCGCGATAGTCGAGGCGGGGCACCGAATGCCTCTGCTGCGCTGCCCGATCTCTGACTATTATGCGCGCCAGGAAAAGAACGGCCTCCTGGTGGGTTTTTACGAACAGGATTGCAAGACATGGGGCATGGACGGGATCAGCCCGAGCTTTGCCAATGACCTGTGCCCGGATGATCTTGACCGTGTGATGGACGTGCTGGAGGGAGCGTTTGAACGCATGCCTGCCTTGTCTGAAGTGGGCATCAAGCGGGTGGTGAACGGCCCGATCACCTATACCATCGACGGCGCGCCACTTGTCGGTCCGATCCCCGGCAAACGCAATGCCTACTGTATCATCGGCTTGCGCGCAGGTGTCGGCGAAGGCGGTGGCCATGGCTGGCTGCTCGCGCAACAGATCGTGCACGGTGAGGCGGAGTATGACACTTGGGTCCTTGATCCGCGTCGCTTCACCGGTCACGCAAATGTCGAACTGACAGCACTCAAGGCGATCGAGGACTATCAGAACGAGTTCCGCTTCCATTTCCCGCATGAACATCGCCCGGCTGGCCGCAATGCCAAGACGACCCCGCTCACGCCTGTCATGGCCGCTGAGGGTGCCGCCTTCACCGTCGTCAATGGCTGGGAGCGGGTCGATTACATCAAGCCCGCACCGGATTTCCACCCGTCGCTGAGCTTCAATTTTGACGAAACCTTTGATGTCATTGGCGACGAAGTCCGCAATGTGCAGCAGAATGTCGGCCTCTGTGAGGTCAATGGCTTCAACCGGTTTGAGATCACCGGCACGGATCGACACAGCTTCCTGGATCGGATGTTCTGCGGTGCGGTGCGCAGAAAGGACGGCCGCGTCGGCCTAGGCTACATGCTGAACCATCACGGGAAGATCAAGGCCGAGGCGACCATCGCCAATATCCCCGCTTCTGACAGGGGACCTGCGCGGCTTTGGTATGGCTCGGCTGCGGCGTCCGAGTATCATGATATGGACTGGCTGACCCGGCATGTGCAGCCGGACGAAGACGTGCAGATCCGCAGTCTGACCAATGATCAGACGGTGCTCGTACTGGCCGGTCCCAAGGCGCGTGACGTGCTGTCAGCCTGTTCGCGCGGCGATTGGTCCAAAGCGGCCTTCCCTTGGTTGTCGGTGCGCGAAGCTTTTGTCGGCTTCTCTCCTGTCACCGTTCTGGGCGTCAGCTTTTCCGGCGAGCTTGCCTATGAAATCCACGTACCGAACGCGTCGCTTTATGCCGTCTATCTTGCGTTGCGGGAGGCTGGACAGGCACATTGTCTCACGCTCTTTGGCGCGCGCGCGGTTGACTCGATGCGAATGGAAAAAGGCTTCCTGCACTGGAAAGCCGAACTGCTTACCGAATTTGATCCGTTTGAAACGGGGCTGGACAGGTTCGTGAAACCCGAAAAAAGACCGTTCATCGGTCAGCAGGCCTTGCAAAAGCGCATGGCAAACGGGCCGATCCGCAAACTTGTGACCCTCAAGATCGACTGCACCACGGCACCGGCGCACGGTGGCGCTTCATTGATGCAGGACGGTGCGGTGGTGGGTACGATCACATCGGGCGCGTGGGGATACCGCGTCGGTTTGAACCTCGCCTATGCCTTTGTCATTCCGGAAATGGCCGAAATTGGCCGCGCCATGCAATTGGACCTCTGCGGCGAACTGGTGTCAGCAGAGGTCATTGCGCCGTCACCCTATGATCCTGAACACGCACGGATGCAGGCGTGA
- a CDS encoding class II aldolase and adducin N-terminal domain-containing protein has product MSVTEIRPNMENWQERVDLAAAFRWTARLNMHEAVANHFSLAINDDGTQFLMNPNQMHFSRIKASDLIVVDANDPDTLSGPDAPDPTAWGLHGGLHRHCPHARCAMHVHSPYATALASLADSRLPPVDQNACMFFDRVVIDENYGGLAFEEEGVRCAQLFDDPRKKVMVMGNHGIMVIGDTVADTFNRMFYFERACQTYLLALQTGRPLRVLPDDVAEKTAREIEDYPEQDLRHLAELKAILDEEGATYAQ; this is encoded by the coding sequence ATGTCCGTAACCGAGATACGCCCGAATATGGAAAACTGGCAGGAACGCGTGGACCTTGCCGCCGCGTTTCGCTGGACGGCCCGGTTGAACATGCATGAGGCGGTCGCCAATCACTTCAGCCTTGCCATCAATGACGACGGTACACAGTTTCTGATGAATCCCAACCAGATGCATTTTTCCCGCATCAAGGCATCGGACCTGATCGTGGTTGATGCCAATGATCCTGATACCCTTTCGGGGCCGGATGCGCCTGATCCCACGGCATGGGGCTTGCATGGTGGGTTGCACCGGCATTGCCCGCATGCGCGCTGCGCGATGCATGTGCATTCACCCTATGCCACGGCGCTTGCCAGTCTGGCCGACAGTCGCCTGCCGCCCGTGGATCAGAACGCCTGCATGTTCTTTGATCGCGTCGTGATTGATGAAAACTACGGCGGGCTGGCCTTTGAGGAAGAGGGCGTGCGCTGTGCGCAGCTGTTTGATGACCCAAGGAAAAAGGTCATGGTCATGGGCAATCACGGCATCATGGTGATCGGTGACACGGTGGCCGATACCTTTAACCGGATGTTCTATTTCGAACGGGCCTGCCAGACCTATCTGCTTGCCTTGCAAACCGGGCGGCCGTTGCGGGTGCTGCCCGATGATGTCGCAGAAAAGACCGCGCGCGAGATCGAAGATTACCCCGAACAGGATCTGCGGCATCTGGCCGAACTCAAGGCCATTCTGGATGAAGAAGGCGCCACCTATGCCCAATGA
- a CDS encoding sterol desaturase family protein, whose amino-acid sequence MPNDAETREAGRWNYRPPVPLAQNPLFQWPPKPAAIFRWYAAFWLEVSTTTLCLVFALIAYFLVLPDLAEMQVLAWGWVSQVWLANLIPQVICAGTLHYWLIMRKGQGDKTKYDPRDQARDNGTFTFGNQVHDNMFWHIASGITLWTAAQVLVFWGMANGYAPAMLFPGNPLWFVAFFVLIPIWSSFHFYWIHRALHWPPLYKLAHSLHHRNVNVGPWSGISMHPVEHLLFYTNFLIHFVVPSHPLHVLFHGYVQSTHPVFSHSGFEEIVVNDKRRAKAGVFFHQLHHRYFECNYGTVEMPWDRWFGSYHDGSAQATDDTRARKKQMYT is encoded by the coding sequence ATGCCCAATGACGCTGAGACGCGCGAGGCGGGGCGGTGGAATTATCGCCCGCCCGTACCGCTGGCGCAGAATCCGCTGTTTCAATGGCCCCCCAAACCCGCAGCCATCTTTCGCTGGTACGCCGCGTTCTGGCTTGAAGTGTCGACCACGACGCTCTGTCTGGTTTTTGCACTGATCGCCTATTTCCTCGTCCTGCCGGATCTGGCCGAGATGCAGGTGCTGGCATGGGGTTGGGTCTCACAGGTCTGGCTTGCCAATCTGATCCCGCAGGTCATTTGCGCGGGCACGCTGCATTATTGGCTGATCATGCGCAAAGGACAGGGTGATAAAACCAAATACGACCCGCGCGATCAGGCGCGCGACAACGGGACGTTCACCTTCGGCAATCAGGTCCATGACAATATGTTCTGGCATATTGCCAGCGGCATCACCCTCTGGACCGCGGCGCAGGTGCTGGTGTTCTGGGGGATGGCGAATGGCTATGCGCCCGCCATGCTGTTTCCGGGCAACCCGCTGTGGTTTGTTGCGTTTTTCGTGCTGATCCCGATCTGGTCGAGCTTTCATTTTTACTGGATACACCGCGCGCTACACTGGCCGCCGCTCTATAAACTGGCCCATTCCCTGCACCACCGTAACGTCAATGTCGGGCCGTGGTCCGGGATTTCGATGCACCCGGTCGAACATCTGCTGTTTTACACAAACTTCCTGATCCATTTCGTCGTGCCCAGCCATCCGTTGCACGTTCTTTTTCATGGTTATGTTCAATCGACGCATCCTGTCTTTTCCCATTCCGGGTTTGAGGAAATCGTGGTGAACGACAAACGTCGGGCCAAGGCCGGGGTGTTCTTTCACCAGCTGCATCACCGGTATTTTGAATGTAACTATGGCACGGTTGAGATGCCCTGGGACCGTTGGTTTGGCAGTTATCATGACGGATCCGCGCAAGCGACGGATGACACGCGGGCGCGCAAAAAGCAGATGTATACCTGA
- a CDS encoding acyl-CoA dehydrogenase family protein, whose protein sequence is MTTYGLTEEHTMIAESVRSFVEKEIYPHEELVERTGEVPAEIADEIKRKTIDLGFYACNFPESVGCAGLNHLEFALVERELGRGSMALTHFFGRPQNILMACEGDQIERYLMPAVRGERMDALAMTEPGAGSDVRGMKCAAVRKGGDWVVNGTKHFISGADHADFIIVFIATGEDQTPKGPKKRITAFLVDRGTPGFTIRDGYKSVSHRGYKNMILDFDDCRLSDAQVLGEVDGGFEVMNTWLYATRITVATMSVGRARRVFDYALNYAAEREQFGQKIGKFQGVSFQLADMVTEIDAADLLTLAAADRLDKDLPANREIASAKLYASEMLARVTDAAVQIHGGMGLMDDYPLERFWRDARVERIWDGTSEIQRHIISRDLLRALGA, encoded by the coding sequence ATGACAACTTACGGCTTAACCGAAGAACATACGATGATTGCGGAGTCCGTCCGCAGCTTTGTTGAAAAAGAGATCTACCCCCACGAGGAACTGGTCGAGCGGACAGGCGAAGTGCCTGCAGAGATTGCGGATGAGATCAAACGCAAAACCATTGATCTGGGCTTTTACGCCTGCAATTTTCCGGAAAGTGTGGGTTGTGCCGGGCTGAACCATCTTGAATTTGCGCTTGTCGAGCGTGAATTGGGGCGCGGCTCCATGGCGCTGACGCATTTCTTTGGCCGTCCGCAGAATATCCTGATGGCCTGTGAAGGGGATCAGATCGAACGCTATCTCATGCCCGCCGTGCGCGGTGAGCGGATGGACGCGCTGGCCATGACCGAACCGGGTGCGGGATCGGATGTGCGCGGCATGAAATGTGCTGCGGTGCGGAAAGGTGGTGACTGGGTCGTGAATGGCACCAAGCATTTCATCTCGGGCGCGGATCATGCGGATTTCATCATCGTATTCATCGCAACTGGCGAAGATCAGACGCCCAAGGGTCCCAAAAAGCGGATCACAGCGTTTCTGGTGGATCGCGGCACGCCGGGTTTCACCATCCGCGACGGGTATAAATCCGTCAGCCACAGGGGGTACAAAAACATGATCCTCGACTTCGATGATTGCCGCCTTTCGGATGCGCAGGTTCTGGGCGAAGTTGATGGCGGTTTCGAGGTCATGAACACCTGGCTTTACGCGACCCGTATTACGGTGGCCACAATGTCGGTGGGGCGGGCGCGGCGTGTCTTTGATTATGCGCTGAACTATGCGGCGGAACGGGAACAGTTCGGACAAAAGATCGGTAAATTTCAGGGCGTGAGTTTCCAACTGGCCGATATGGTGACCGAGATTGATGCGGCAGACCTGCTGACGCTGGCCGCTGCGGATCGGCTGGACAAGGACCTGCCTGCAAACCGCGAGATCGCGTCGGCCAAGCTATATGCTTCGGAGATGCTGGCGCGGGTCACCGATGCGGCGGTCCAGATTCATGGGGGCATGGGCCTGATGGATGACTACCCGCTGGAACGGTTCTGGCGGGATGCCCGGGTTGAACGGATCTGGGACGGGACGTCTGAAATCCAGCGCCACATTATCAGCCGTGATCTGCTGCGCGCTTTGGGGGCCTAG
- a CDS encoding acetate--CoA ligase family protein: protein MSPLESSRVKKGATRDLSRLLRPRSIAVVGGGYWCQQVVRQSRAMGFAGDIARVHPKADVVEGIRAVAHVRDLSHVPDAVFLGINRHSTTEVVAELAAMGAGGAVCFASGFAEADAEDPASADLQADLVAAAGDMPILGPNCYGFVNAVDGALLWPDQQGCSRVDRGVAILTQSSNIAINLTMQRRALPIAYTVTCGNMAQTSQAEIAMALLDDPRVTALGLHVEGFGDTHQWHALAIKAFEKSVPIIVLKIGVSDQAQQATVSHTASLAGSDAGACAFLRYLGIARVQDLPTFLETLKLLHCHGVLPGSRLASISCSGGEASLVADMAAEHAVSFPALNDAQRITLSDVLGPMVSLSNPLDYHTHIWGDAHKMAAAWLPMAAPHIDLVMIILDYPHTDATAWDCATQAAIAVHQRSGRPVAVVATLPELLPTDVATCLMAAGVTPLHGLREALGAVEAAAGCSAAQDAPPLRAGSSGKTEMLSEAEAKQSLARFGIPVPRGLVVKRADLEGAATALDAPLVLKAMGLAHKSEAGALRLNVQAETLATAARDMPGDRFLVEEMVTGTVAELLIGVTRDAAHGFVLTLAAGGVLTELWGDQRSLLIPASRVDVADALAGLRAYPLLCGYRGAAPACLPAVIDAVMGLQDYVMDNADHVHEVEINPLMCTPDAAIAADALITRLIPQFPAGERHGPD, encoded by the coding sequence ATGTCGCCCCTTGAAAGCAGCAGGGTCAAAAAAGGCGCAACGCGCGATCTGTCGCGCTTGCTGCGACCCCGGTCCATCGCGGTTGTCGGCGGTGGATATTGGTGCCAGCAAGTCGTGCGCCAGTCCCGTGCGATGGGTTTTGCCGGGGATATCGCGCGCGTGCACCCCAAAGCGGATGTTGTCGAAGGGATCAGGGCGGTGGCGCATGTTCGCGACCTTTCCCATGTGCCTGATGCTGTATTTCTGGGGATAAACCGTCACAGCACGACAGAGGTTGTTGCAGAGCTCGCGGCGATGGGGGCAGGGGGTGCCGTTTGTTTCGCCTCGGGCTTTGCTGAAGCAGATGCCGAGGATCCCGCAAGTGCAGATTTGCAAGCAGACCTTGTGGCAGCGGCGGGTGACATGCCCATTCTCGGGCCGAACTGCTATGGTTTTGTGAATGCGGTGGATGGCGCACTGCTCTGGCCTGATCAACAGGGGTGTAGTCGCGTTGATCGCGGCGTCGCGATCCTGACGCAAAGCTCCAATATTGCGATCAATCTGACGATGCAGCGGCGCGCCCTGCCCATTGCCTATACGGTGACCTGCGGGAACATGGCGCAGACCTCGCAGGCAGAAATCGCCATGGCCTTGCTGGATGATCCGCGCGTCACGGCGCTGGGTCTGCATGTGGAGGGGTTTGGAGACACGCACCAGTGGCATGCATTGGCGATCAAAGCGTTTGAAAAATCCGTGCCCATCATAGTGCTCAAGATCGGGGTGTCCGATCAGGCGCAGCAGGCGACCGTGTCCCATACCGCGTCCCTCGCTGGGAGTGACGCAGGGGCTTGCGCGTTTCTGCGCTATCTTGGCATCGCGCGGGTGCAGGATTTGCCGACCTTTCTGGAAACCCTCAAACTGCTGCACTGCCACGGGGTTCTGCCGGGCAGCAGGCTCGCTTCCATCAGTTGCTCGGGCGGTGAAGCGTCCCTTGTCGCGGATATGGCAGCTGAGCACGCCGTTTCGTTCCCCGCGTTAAACGATGCACAAAGGATCACCTTGTCCGACGTACTGGGGCCGATGGTCTCGCTCTCCAACCCATTGGATTATCACACACATATCTGGGGGGATGCGCATAAGATGGCGGCCGCGTGGTTGCCCATGGCCGCCCCGCATATTGATCTGGTGATGATCATTCTGGACTATCCGCACACGGATGCGACCGCATGGGACTGTGCGACACAGGCGGCGATCGCTGTGCACCAACGCAGTGGGCGGCCTGTGGCTGTGGTCGCGACACTGCCTGAATTGTTGCCAACGGATGTGGCGACATGTCTGATGGCGGCGGGGGTGACGCCCTTGCATGGTTTGCGCGAAGCGCTCGGCGCGGTTGAGGCTGCGGCGGGGTGCAGCGCTGCGCAGGACGCCCCTCCTTTGCGCGCCGGATCCAGCGGCAAAACCGAAATGCTGTCAGAGGCGGAGGCCAAACAGAGCCTTGCGCGATTTGGCATCCCTGTCCCGCGTGGGCTTGTTGTGAAACGGGCTGATCTCGAAGGCGCGGCAACTGCGCTCGACGCGCCCTTGGTCCTCAAGGCCATGGGGCTGGCGCATAAATCCGAGGCCGGCGCGCTCAGGCTGAATGTACAGGCGGAAACCCTCGCCACGGCGGCGCGAGACATGCCCGGCGACCGGTTTCTCGTTGAGGAAATGGTCACGGGCACCGTTGCGGAACTGTTGATCGGTGTGACGCGCGACGCCGCACATGGGTTTGTGCTGACCCTTGCGGCGGGCGGTGTATTGACCGAACTGTGGGGCGATCAAAGATCATTGCTGATCCCGGCGTCGCGGGTGGATGTGGCGGACGCTTTGGCCGGGCTGCGGGCCTATCCCTTGCTGTGCGGCTATCGCGGTGCCGCGCCAGCTTGCCTGCCTGCGGTCATCGACGCGGTGATGGGCCTGCAGGATTACGTTATGGACAACGCCGACCACGTGCATGAGGTTGAAATCAACCCGCTGATGTGCACCCCCGACGCAGCTATCGCGGCGGATGCCCTTATCACACGGCTAATTCCCCAATTCCCGGCAGGAGAGCGACATGGACCCGATTAA
- a CDS encoding carnitinyl-CoA dehydratase, which yields MDPIKTRQQGMILEVTLDRPKANAIDLATSRVMGEVFASFRDDPDLRVAILTGAGEKFFCPGWDLKAAAEGDAVDGDYGVGGFGGLQELRAMNKPVIAAVNGIACGGGLELALSADMILAADHASFALPEIRSGTIADAASIKLPKRIPYHIAMELLLTGRWFDPQEAKGWGLVNEILPAADLLPRAWELAELLASGPPLVYAAIKEVVREAEDAKFQDIMNRITKRQLETIDVLYSSEDQLEGATAFAEKRDPVWKGR from the coding sequence ATGGACCCGATTAAAACCCGTCAGCAAGGCATGATTCTTGAAGTCACGCTGGACCGACCCAAGGCCAATGCGATTGATCTGGCAACCTCGCGCGTGATGGGAGAGGTCTTTGCCAGCTTCAGAGATGACCCTGATCTGCGCGTGGCGATCCTGACCGGGGCGGGTGAAAAGTTCTTTTGCCCGGGCTGGGATCTCAAGGCTGCGGCAGAGGGCGATGCGGTTGATGGCGATTATGGTGTCGGTGGTTTTGGCGGCCTGCAGGAATTGCGCGCGATGAACAAGCCGGTGATTGCAGCCGTCAACGGCATTGCCTGCGGGGGCGGACTGGAACTGGCCCTGAGCGCGGATATGATTCTGGCCGCTGATCACGCCAGCTTTGCCCTGCCTGAAATCCGCTCTGGCACGATTGCGGATGCGGCTTCGATCAAGCTTCCCAAACGTATCCCCTACCACATCGCCATGGAACTTTTGCTGACCGGGCGCTGGTTCGACCCGCAAGAAGCCAAAGGCTGGGGGCTGGTCAATGAAATCCTGCCCGCCGCTGATCTGTTGCCCCGCGCTTGGGAGTTGGCGGAGTTGCTGGCCTCCGGCCCGCCACTGGTCTACGCCGCAATCAAAGAGGTGGTCCGAGAGGCAGAGGACGCCAAATTTCAGGACATCATGAACCGGATCACCAAGCGGCAGCTTGAAACCATCGACGTGCTCTATAGTTCCGAGGACCAGCTTGAGGGCGCGACCGCTTTTGCGGAGAAACGCGACCCGGTCTGGAAAGGACGGTAG
- a CDS encoding SDR family oxidoreductase: MTQNTLLSLGHGFSARALATRLIPAGWRVIGTTRSADKAAEIAQTGVEPLIWPGADAETVLQDATALLISAGPDKDGDPVLRQLHAQIASHAKQFQWVGYLSTTGVYGDHGGDWVDEDTPLTPSTARGQARVEAEAAWQAIPGLPLHIFRLAGIYGPGRGPFSKVRAGTARRIIKKGQVFSRTHVDDIAQVLEASIRQPRPGAIYNVCDDNPAPPQDVIGHAAELLGLPLPPAVDFETADMTPMARSFYAESKKVRNDLIKRELGVVLKYPDYRSGLKAML; the protein is encoded by the coding sequence ATGACGCAGAACACTCTTTTGTCACTCGGGCATGGCTTTAGCGCGCGGGCCCTTGCCACCCGGTTGATCCCGGCGGGCTGGCGGGTGATTGGCACAACGCGCAGCGCAGACAAAGCCGCTGAGATTGCGCAGACCGGCGTTGAGCCGCTGATCTGGCCCGGCGCGGATGCGGAGACGGTCTTGCAGGACGCGACGGCGCTGCTGATCTCTGCCGGGCCTGACAAGGACGGCGATCCGGTGTTGCGACAGTTGCACGCGCAAATTGCATCCCACGCCAAGCAATTTCAGTGGGTCGGGTATTTGTCGACGACGGGTGTTTATGGCGATCATGGTGGCGATTGGGTAGATGAGGACACACCGCTGACGCCATCGACCGCGCGCGGACAGGCGCGGGTGGAGGCCGAGGCCGCATGGCAGGCGATCCCCGGATTGCCCTTACATATCTTTCGGCTGGCGGGCATCTACGGTCCGGGGCGCGGCCCGTTTTCCAAAGTGCGCGCCGGCACCGCCCGGCGGATCATCAAAAAGGGTCAGGTTTTTTCCCGCACCCATGTCGACGATATTGCGCAGGTGCTTGAAGCCTCGATCCGGCAACCCCGCCCGGGTGCGATCTATAACGTCTGCGATGATAATCCTGCCCCGCCACAGGATGTGATCGGCCACGCCGCAGAGCTGTTGGGCCTGCCCCTGCCACCCGCGGTGGACTTTGAAACCGCAGATATGACGCCCATGGCGCGAAGTTTCTACGCCGAGAGCAAGAAGGTGCGCAATGATCTGATCAAGCGCGAATTGGGTGTCGTGCTGAAATATCCCGATTATCGTTCTGGTTTGAAGGCCATGTTGTAA
- a CDS encoding VPLPA-CTERM sorting domain-containing protein, with protein sequence MATTAAILTLSISAANAASFSFTGTNQTQVIAKNDLGLGLNGQTIDFISGDKKSTSNGLSITGGPAKVTFTYLGFEAGNTNFSANVGGTLFTNKGTGASTVNATATVNQLIDGLVAFSFGTTIPTASAGEIFNNAGANPASANYAIGYKAISATSYYVLFDDIASGDRDFDDMAMRIDIAPVPLPAAGFMLLAGIGGLAAMKRRKKSS encoded by the coding sequence ATGGCGACGACCGCCGCTATTCTGACACTGAGTATTTCCGCAGCCAATGCTGCATCATTCAGTTTTACTGGAACCAACCAAACGCAGGTTATCGCCAAAAATGACCTTGGCCTTGGACTTAATGGCCAAACGATTGATTTTATTTCCGGTGACAAGAAATCAACATCGAACGGTTTGTCGATTACAGGCGGACCCGCTAAGGTAACCTTCACCTATCTCGGCTTCGAGGCGGGGAACACAAATTTTTCTGCCAATGTGGGTGGAACGCTGTTCACCAACAAAGGCACTGGCGCCTCCACAGTGAATGCAACCGCAACAGTGAACCAGTTGATTGACGGGTTGGTTGCATTCTCGTTCGGCACAACGATTCCTACGGCCAGCGCAGGAGAGATTTTCAACAACGCAGGCGCGAACCCTGCCTCGGCAAACTATGCCATTGGCTACAAGGCGATCAGCGCGACATCCTATTACGTGTTGTTCGACGACATTGCATCGGGCGACCGCGACTTTGATGATATGGCCATGCGGATTGATATTGCACCGGTCCCGCTGCCTGCTGCCGGGTTCATGCTGTTGGCCGGGATCGGCGGTCTTGCAGCTATGAAGCGGCGCAAGAAATCATCGTAA